The Nitrospirales bacterium genome includes a window with the following:
- a CDS encoding GDP-mannose 4,6-dehydratase encodes MSKTVLVTGAAGFIGSHTVETLLKRGDRVIGIDNFNDYYDPKRKRANIQELEDQLSPSGQFKSFKLVEGDIRDKKIIQEVFDGHSIDCVVHLAAMAGVRVSIDDPGLYYDVNVNGTLTLLDACVGRLSVKSSSSQTKNLPTFVFASTSSVYGNTQIVPFVPEDRCDRPLAPYASSKRASEMLGFSYHHLYGLPFTVLRFFTVYGPRGRPDMMAFKVLDNIFKGAEVPLYNGGNMHRDWTYVEDIVSGVVAAVDRPLGYDIVNLGRGEPVLLSDFVTGIEQLTGRSANLIPAPMLDADIAYTFADISKTRQLLGYNPQTSVPEGVSRFWRWYQHTFL; translated from the coding sequence ATGTCTAAAACCGTGCTGGTCACAGGCGCAGCTGGATTCATCGGAAGTCACACCGTGGAAACGCTCCTAAAAAGAGGCGATCGGGTTATCGGTATCGACAATTTTAATGACTACTATGACCCCAAGCGAAAACGTGCGAATATACAAGAGCTAGAAGACCAACTCTCTCCTTCCGGGCAGTTCAAATCTTTTAAATTGGTCGAAGGTGATATTCGGGACAAAAAGATCATTCAGGAAGTCTTCGATGGTCATTCGATTGATTGCGTGGTTCACCTCGCAGCCATGGCCGGGGTGCGGGTGTCGATCGACGATCCCGGGCTCTATTATGATGTCAATGTGAATGGAACCCTGACGCTGCTTGATGCTTGTGTAGGGCGTTTGAGTGTCAAGTCGTCTTCTTCGCAGACCAAAAACCTGCCGACGTTCGTCTTTGCTTCTACCTCCTCGGTCTACGGCAATACTCAGATTGTGCCATTTGTCCCAGAGGATCGTTGTGATCGGCCTTTGGCTCCCTATGCTTCGAGTAAACGTGCGAGTGAAATGCTGGGATTTTCGTATCATCATCTCTATGGGCTGCCGTTTACGGTTCTTCGGTTTTTTACAGTGTATGGTCCTCGCGGTCGTCCCGATATGATGGCGTTTAAAGTGCTTGATAATATTTTTAAGGGTGCAGAGGTTCCTCTCTATAATGGAGGCAATATGCACCGTGATTGGACGTATGTCGAGGATATCGTGAGCGGCGTGGTGGCAGCTGTGGATCGTCCGTTAGGGTATGATATCGTCAATCTAGGGCGAGGAGAGCCGGTCTTGCTCTCTGACTTTGTGACCGGAATTGAACAGTTAACGGGTCGTTCGGCCAACCTGATTCCGGCTCCCATGCTGGATGCCGATATCGCCTACACCTTTGCTGATATTAGCAAGACTCGTCAGCTCTTGGGGTATAACCCTCAGACCTCGGTGCCTGAAGGCGTCTCGCGATTTTGGCGATGGTACCAACACACATTCCTTTAA
- a CDS encoding ATP-dependent Clp protease adaptor ClpS, giving the protein MGNRTLETPAVIEDTGIGTGQDFEAEVIVYNCNCHTYQQVIALFCEYIPGMTPARAFELAWQIDHHGSAAVYQGEQKRAEGIAKQLAGGGLRVEVRY; this is encoded by the coding sequence GTGGGTAATCGAACACTTGAGACACCTGCGGTCATTGAGGATACAGGAATCGGCACGGGACAAGATTTTGAAGCCGAAGTCATCGTCTACAATTGTAACTGCCACACCTATCAACAAGTCATTGCATTATTTTGTGAATATATTCCCGGCATGACACCCGCCAGAGCCTTTGAGTTGGCATGGCAAATCGATCATCATGGAAGTGCCGCCGTATACCAGGGAGAACAGAAAAGAGCTGAAGGAATCGCCAAACAACTGGCAGGAGGAGGATTGCGCGTAGAAGTTCGCTATTAA
- a CDS encoding tetratricopeptide repeat protein, translating to MTCRRAVPLWAIWLPLLLLVLGNCTQMTAEEKKAIHYKRGMAYFEDEKYEEAIIEFKNVVQLDPKDAKGHYQLALSHLKVGGIPDMQRAYGELSKTVDLDPKNDDAQLKLGELYLLGQKPAEARERAEIVLASSPQDPKGHLLRGRSLISEKEYNEGISELKKSIELDPDNVQIYLDLARAYVGLKDFPSAEHALQEALTKHPDSTQLMMAMGDFYAIQKKPAEAEARYRRAIELDPDNQGLYVKLALFFQAYQKFDQAEATYQQLASQKPTSEKPYLFLGDYYTSMNKFDQALSSYQRALEVTPDSLDARERLTNHYIDTGEFAKAKEQIRQTLDKDKHDLMGRVHQARILLAEGKPDDAVTLLQHVVNDKPDFAPAHEYLGVAYGAKKDLNQAVTELLEAVKLAPNSVTARTALAAVHLAARDYDLAIEDAKIGIRLNPRNLKAVRILGAAYLQKGDVDKAKKVFEMIVAQVPLESSSHYQLGLIAGADKRWDKAIEHFEAALRGSPDFLQALSQLANVQLAKGDAKAARQRVLTQIETSPQNPLFYSLLGQLWMQANDADQAEAAFKKAIEINPDIQASYLHLAELYRVTKRTTEAVREYEQLLERNPKLVSAHMVLGMIAEQQQEYEKAQQHYEATLKIQPKFAPAANNLAWIMAEHGGNLDVALSHAQTAREQQPEEPHIADTLGWIYYKKDAYLKSVSLLGEAAEKLQDNPEVQFHYGMAQFKKGDREGAKKSLEAALQLSGNFPGSEEAKSTLKSL from the coding sequence ATGACATGTAGACGAGCGGTTCCCTTATGGGCGATATGGCTTCCATTGCTGCTCTTGGTCCTTGGCAATTGTACGCAAATGACGGCTGAAGAAAAGAAAGCCATTCACTATAAGAGGGGAATGGCATATTTTGAGGATGAAAAATACGAAGAGGCCATCATTGAATTTAAGAATGTGGTTCAACTTGATCCCAAAGATGCCAAAGGCCACTACCAGCTGGCGTTGAGTCATCTCAAAGTTGGTGGAATACCTGATATGCAGCGTGCGTATGGGGAGCTCTCCAAGACGGTTGACCTGGATCCCAAGAATGATGATGCGCAATTGAAGCTCGGAGAATTGTACTTGCTCGGGCAGAAGCCGGCTGAGGCCAGAGAGCGGGCAGAAATCGTTCTGGCGTCCTCGCCTCAGGACCCCAAAGGGCATTTGTTACGGGGACGAAGTTTAATTAGTGAGAAAGAATACAACGAGGGTATCTCCGAATTGAAGAAGTCTATTGAGCTGGACCCTGACAACGTTCAAATCTATCTTGACTTGGCGAGGGCGTATGTCGGCTTGAAGGATTTTCCCTCCGCAGAGCACGCGCTTCAAGAGGCGTTGACCAAACATCCCGACTCGACGCAGCTCATGATGGCCATGGGCGATTTTTATGCGATTCAAAAGAAGCCGGCAGAGGCAGAGGCTCGCTACCGGAGAGCGATCGAGCTGGATCCTGACAATCAAGGTCTCTACGTCAAGCTCGCGCTCTTCTTTCAAGCGTATCAGAAATTTGATCAGGCTGAAGCGACGTACCAACAACTGGCGTCGCAAAAACCCACGAGTGAAAAACCATACTTGTTTTTGGGTGATTATTATACGTCCATGAATAAATTCGATCAGGCATTGTCGAGTTACCAGCGAGCCTTGGAGGTTACTCCTGACTCATTGGATGCGCGTGAACGACTCACGAATCACTATATCGACACGGGAGAATTTGCTAAAGCCAAAGAGCAAATTCGTCAGACATTGGACAAGGATAAACATGATTTAATGGGACGCGTGCACCAAGCGCGTATTCTGCTAGCTGAGGGAAAGCCTGATGATGCGGTGACGCTTTTGCAACATGTCGTGAATGACAAACCGGACTTCGCGCCAGCTCACGAATATCTCGGGGTTGCGTATGGGGCCAAAAAAGACCTCAACCAAGCGGTGACTGAATTGTTGGAAGCCGTGAAGTTGGCTCCGAACAGCGTCACAGCCCGAACGGCTCTTGCGGCAGTGCATTTGGCCGCCAGAGATTACGATCTCGCGATTGAAGACGCCAAAATTGGTATCCGACTGAACCCCCGGAACCTGAAAGCCGTTCGAATTCTTGGTGCGGCCTATCTTCAAAAGGGCGATGTTGACAAGGCCAAAAAGGTGTTTGAAATGATCGTGGCGCAAGTTCCGCTCGAATCATCAAGCCATTATCAACTAGGTCTTATCGCTGGAGCTGATAAGCGTTGGGACAAGGCTATCGAGCACTTTGAAGCTGCCCTCAGGGGAAGCCCTGACTTTTTGCAAGCCTTATCGCAACTTGCCAATGTACAACTCGCGAAAGGAGATGCCAAGGCTGCTCGTCAACGAGTGTTAACGCAGATCGAAACGTCGCCACAAAACCCACTGTTCTATAGTCTGCTAGGACAATTATGGATGCAGGCCAACGATGCCGATCAGGCCGAAGCGGCTTTCAAAAAAGCCATTGAGATCAACCCAGATATTCAAGCTTCCTACTTGCACTTAGCGGAATTGTACCGTGTGACCAAGCGAACAACTGAAGCGGTAAGAGAATATGAGCAACTGTTGGAACGGAACCCCAAGCTGGTGTCGGCCCATATGGTTTTAGGCATGATCGCTGAACAGCAACAAGAATACGAGAAAGCCCAGCAACATTATGAAGCGACGCTAAAGATCCAACCCAAGTTTGCCCCGGCAGCGAACAATCTGGCGTGGATCATGGCTGAGCACGGGGGGAATTTGGATGTTGCGCTGTCTCATGCGCAAACGGCTAGAGAGCAGCAGCCTGAAGAGCCGCATATCGCGGATACGCTCGGATGGATTTATTATAAGAAGGATGCGTATTTGAAATCCGTTTCTCTTCTGGGAGAAGCCGCTGAAAAGCTGCAAGATAACCCAGAAGTGCAATTTCACTATGGCATGGCACAGTTTAAAAAAGGCGATCGAGAGGGAGCCAAAAAGTCGTTAGAAGCGGCTCTGCAGTTGAGTGGTAATTTCCCTGGATCGGAGGAAGCCAAGTCAACATTAAAGAGTCTGTAA
- a CDS encoding dienelactone hydrolase family protein → MPEQTAPFTPAEIGCGRVRFSSTGIFSTHKDHMVDPYVATRIPKESQVEGTQYTPQAKGLFPAIVLLHDRWGLTVHIQTLAQQLACEGYIVLAPNLYGRQGGMITANDEVAEALMNRLEEPLALQDINACCEYLNTNIPEDSLLDNMKRNMHAVIGFGMGGGLAFQFAARRRRLKAAVSFYGPLPDNSAQLAKDLHCPLLCHAVDLNGSSSLEMMHQLQNQAKEAGKTIDVLTYPDAPIGFCNQLNPTTYRPEAAQQAITKTVEFLNGILRPS, encoded by the coding sequence ATGCCAGAACAAACGGCCCCGTTTACACCCGCCGAGATAGGATGTGGAAGAGTCCGGTTTTCGAGTACCGGCATCTTCTCTACCCACAAGGATCACATGGTGGATCCCTACGTGGCCACCCGTATTCCTAAAGAATCGCAAGTTGAAGGGACCCAATATACTCCTCAAGCCAAAGGGCTGTTTCCCGCCATTGTCCTGCTTCATGACCGTTGGGGACTCACTGTGCATATTCAAACGCTCGCGCAACAATTAGCTTGTGAAGGCTATATCGTCCTAGCCCCCAACCTCTATGGTCGCCAGGGGGGAATGATTACGGCCAACGACGAAGTGGCCGAAGCCCTTATGAACCGTCTTGAGGAACCTCTTGCCCTGCAAGATATCAACGCTTGTTGCGAATATTTAAACACCAATATTCCCGAAGATTCGTTACTCGATAATATGAAGCGAAACATGCATGCCGTCATTGGGTTCGGGATGGGCGGTGGACTGGCCTTTCAATTTGCGGCTCGTCGTCGTCGGCTGAAAGCCGCAGTGTCATTCTATGGTCCCTTGCCTGACAATAGTGCGCAACTCGCCAAGGACCTCCACTGTCCGTTGTTGTGTCATGCAGTGGATCTAAATGGGTCTTCTTCTCTGGAGATGATGCATCAGCTTCAGAATCAAGCCAAAGAGGCAGGGAAAACCATTGATGTTCTTACCTACCCAGATGCCCCAATAGGGTTTTGTAATCAATTAAATCCCACGACCTACCGACCAGAAGCCGCTCAACAAGCCATCACCAAGACCGTCGAATTTCTTAACGGAATATTGAGGCCTTCCTAA
- a CDS encoding proline dehydrogenase family protein, translated as MVSPDVLEPSVQRIGHSLNARSRHTLDLFNHRRLIDLLLDWGTRDEQLKVQLFRFIDVLPALRTDEQFFLVFKEYFQDLPTLPSAVRWVLKETPAGSVRARVGTSLLRRQFLRTAKTFMAGNSVEQALATLHKLWRSGSGFSVDLLGEATVSEDEADDYQERCLHTLRYLAQATQCWEERSILEHDHLGPIPQVQLSIKISALYSQLDPIDPDGSFSAVASRLRPILDLAHSLPAGITFDMEQVELRDLTINIFTRILSEEAYSSYPHASIALQAYLKDTEQSLDQLVMWAKKRGAPIGIRLVKGAYWDSETVQYQQRGWPIPVFVNKAETDQNYERLTHTLLQNLDVIRPAFGTHNLRTLSHTQALADFLNLPKEVYEFQMLYGMTHGLQEAVIGSGHRMRIYTPVGELIPGMAYLVRRLLENSSNEGFIHKLHEQDSSLDQLLSPPLVHGEQNGLLISSSISQTISADTDPPTFQNEPLLDFSQPGSRQPIEQAVHRIRQQLGETHTFPLPTGRTGSGPDLVTVNPSAPDEIIATFPSVTVQDINATIEAARSSLPSWRRTSQALRIQMMFKAASLMRERRSELIAWEILETGKPWREADADVAEAIDFLEFYGRQMHHISQTASLRSEPGEANQLRYSSRGLAAIIAPWNFSLAIPTGMLSAALVTGNITLFKPSERSTMVGYQLYRLFREAGIPESALYFLPGGPTVGQTLVRHPHVHLVVFTGSKDVGLEIISEAAYVQPKQHHVKHVIAEMGGKNAIIVDETADLDQAVTGVLTSATGYQGQKCSACSRVIVIESIHDVFLQRLLQAAQSVPVGPPEHSHQRMGPLIDARALARVRHYVEIGKGEGVCALDRKMEGPGFFQGPVIFTDIKPHHRLAQEEIFGPVMAIMKATDFNHALKLANDSCFALTGAIYSRSPRNIEEACQNFDVGNFYINRPSTGALVGRQPFGGHRLSGIGMKAGGEQYLRQFLVERVISENTLRRGFAPAS; from the coding sequence ATGGTATCCCCGGATGTACTCGAACCATCCGTTCAACGCATCGGTCACTCTCTCAACGCGAGATCACGGCATACATTAGATCTATTTAACCACCGCCGCTTAATCGACCTTTTGCTCGACTGGGGAACCAGAGATGAGCAACTCAAGGTACAATTATTCCGCTTTATCGATGTGCTGCCGGCACTGCGGACTGACGAACAATTTTTTCTGGTTTTCAAAGAGTATTTTCAGGATCTCCCGACTCTTCCTTCCGCCGTCCGTTGGGTTCTGAAAGAGACTCCGGCAGGGTCCGTTCGTGCGCGCGTTGGAACATCCCTGCTCAGACGACAATTTCTCAGAACGGCCAAAACCTTTATGGCCGGGAATTCGGTCGAGCAGGCGCTTGCCACACTCCATAAACTCTGGCGGTCTGGCAGCGGATTCTCTGTCGACTTACTCGGAGAGGCCACAGTAAGTGAAGACGAAGCCGATGACTACCAGGAACGCTGTCTTCATACCTTGCGCTACCTTGCACAGGCCACACAATGCTGGGAAGAACGTTCGATTCTGGAACATGACCACCTGGGACCGATTCCTCAAGTTCAGCTATCCATAAAAATTTCAGCACTCTACTCACAACTGGACCCGATTGACCCAGATGGAAGTTTTTCAGCGGTCGCGTCTCGACTACGCCCCATCCTTGACCTGGCCCATTCGCTTCCCGCTGGCATCACGTTTGATATGGAACAAGTTGAGCTCAGAGATCTGACGATCAACATCTTTACCCGCATACTGTCCGAGGAGGCCTATTCGTCCTACCCGCATGCGTCCATCGCACTTCAGGCCTACCTCAAAGATACTGAGCAGAGTTTAGATCAACTCGTGATGTGGGCAAAAAAACGGGGAGCTCCTATTGGCATTCGCCTGGTGAAAGGAGCCTATTGGGATTCAGAAACTGTGCAGTATCAGCAGCGAGGCTGGCCAATTCCTGTCTTCGTGAATAAAGCCGAAACCGACCAAAATTACGAAAGACTGACGCATACGCTCCTACAAAATCTTGATGTCATCCGACCGGCTTTCGGCACGCACAATTTGCGCACGCTGTCGCACACTCAAGCATTGGCCGACTTTCTCAATCTCCCGAAAGAAGTCTATGAATTCCAGATGCTGTACGGCATGACGCATGGCTTACAGGAAGCTGTGATCGGCTCGGGACACCGCATGCGTATTTATACTCCCGTCGGAGAGTTGATCCCAGGCATGGCTTACTTGGTTAGGCGGTTATTGGAAAATTCTTCCAATGAAGGATTCATTCATAAGCTGCATGAACAAGACAGCTCGCTCGACCAATTGCTATCTCCGCCACTCGTTCACGGTGAACAGAATGGACTGCTGATATCTTCCTCTATATCACAAACGATATCAGCAGATACCGACCCTCCGACATTTCAAAACGAACCCCTCCTGGATTTCTCTCAACCCGGCTCTCGTCAACCCATTGAACAGGCCGTCCATCGTATACGTCAGCAATTGGGCGAGACGCATACGTTTCCTCTTCCGACGGGCCGCACTGGATCAGGACCTGACCTCGTCACGGTCAACCCCAGTGCACCGGATGAGATCATCGCCACATTCCCGAGCGTCACAGTCCAGGACATCAACGCGACAATCGAGGCGGCCAGATCTTCCCTGCCATCCTGGCGCCGTACCTCCCAGGCACTGCGAATTCAGATGATGTTCAAAGCGGCTTCGTTGATGAGAGAACGGCGATCAGAACTCATCGCCTGGGAAATCCTGGAAACCGGGAAGCCGTGGCGCGAAGCTGATGCCGATGTGGCTGAAGCGATAGACTTCCTTGAATTTTACGGGCGGCAGATGCACCACATTTCTCAAACCGCTTCACTGCGATCTGAACCTGGAGAAGCCAACCAACTTCGATACAGTTCCAGAGGACTTGCCGCCATCATCGCTCCCTGGAATTTCTCACTGGCCATTCCGACTGGAATGCTTTCTGCCGCGCTGGTCACCGGAAACATCACACTCTTTAAACCATCCGAACGGTCGACGATGGTCGGCTATCAACTTTATCGGCTCTTTCGTGAAGCTGGAATTCCAGAGTCTGCCCTCTACTTCCTCCCGGGTGGACCGACGGTAGGACAGACGCTAGTCCGTCATCCTCACGTACACCTGGTCGTCTTCACGGGATCGAAAGACGTGGGCCTCGAGATTATCTCCGAAGCCGCCTATGTCCAGCCCAAACAACATCATGTCAAACATGTGATCGCCGAAATGGGCGGAAAAAACGCGATCATCGTCGATGAAACGGCAGATCTCGATCAAGCAGTCACAGGAGTATTGACGAGCGCCACTGGATATCAGGGACAGAAGTGTTCAGCTTGCTCACGCGTCATCGTCATCGAGTCAATCCATGATGTGTTCCTTCAACGTTTACTGCAAGCCGCACAGAGTGTGCCGGTCGGTCCCCCAGAACACAGTCACCAGCGCATGGGGCCGCTGATCGACGCACGGGCGCTTGCCCGCGTTCGTCACTACGTTGAAATCGGCAAGGGCGAAGGCGTATGTGCGCTGGATCGAAAGATGGAAGGACCCGGGTTTTTTCAAGGCCCAGTTATTTTCACCGACATCAAACCGCACCATCGTCTGGCGCAAGAAGAAATTTTCGGCCCAGTCATGGCGATCATGAAGGCAACGGATTTCAATCATGCACTGAAACTCGCCAATGATTCATGTTTTGCCCTCACCGGGGCAATTTACTCTCGAAGCCCCCGCAACATCGAAGAAGCGTGCCAAAATTTTGATGTTGGGAATTTCTACATCAATAGGCCATCAACTGGGGCATTGGTCGGACGCCAGCCATTCGGTGGGCATCGCCTATCAGGAATTGGCATGAAGGCAGGGGGAGAACAGTACTTACGGCAGTTTCTGGTCGAACGCGTGATTAGTGAGAACACGCTTCGTCGCGGATTCGCTCCGGCTTCCTAA
- a CDS encoding SDR family oxidoreductase codes for MSTSTKFNPPCALVAGGSGVIGKAIAQHFGQHRWHVGIQYWTNQDSAKEISQDIHASGGTATIYQANIQDPVQIQRMVAQCIEEQQRLDALIWAIGIAHSRLLAQTTPESWAAQLTTNLTGCFRLLHAVAPIFEEQQFGTIVLVGSLSGAQGRTGQSAYASSKAGLIGLMKSVAKEWAPWNIRVNTIFPGWHRSPLSGKALSRADTLGSHVLTTRPAITDVAAAVYQLAAMEGISGQVWNMDSRVE; via the coding sequence ATGAGCACTTCAACAAAATTCAACCCTCCATGCGCGTTAGTGGCGGGAGGGTCGGGAGTCATCGGCAAAGCGATTGCTCAACACTTTGGACAACATCGTTGGCATGTTGGCATTCAGTATTGGACGAACCAGGATTCAGCCAAAGAAATATCACAAGACATCCATGCTTCCGGCGGAACTGCGACCATCTATCAAGCGAACATTCAGGACCCAGTACAAATTCAAAGGATGGTTGCTCAATGTATTGAAGAGCAACAACGACTTGACGCGTTGATTTGGGCCATCGGGATTGCGCACAGCCGCCTGCTAGCTCAGACCACTCCTGAATCATGGGCTGCTCAATTAACCACGAACTTAACCGGGTGCTTCCGGTTGCTACATGCCGTGGCCCCAATCTTCGAGGAGCAACAATTTGGAACAATTGTTCTTGTCGGATCACTGTCAGGCGCACAAGGAAGGACAGGACAGTCTGCGTATGCTTCCTCGAAAGCTGGACTCATCGGTCTGATGAAGAGTGTCGCCAAAGAGTGGGCTCCTTGGAATATCCGAGTGAATACAATATTTCCAGGCTGGCATCGTTCTCCGTTATCGGGTAAAGCCCTCTCACGTGCCGACACATTGGGGAGTCATGTTCTTACAACTCGACCAGCGATCACAGACGTCGCCGCAGCTGTTTATCAATTAGCGGCCATGGAAGGGATCTCGGGGCAAGTCTGGAACATGGACAGTCGAGTTGAATGA
- the bioD gene encoding dethiobiotin synthase, with amino-acid sequence MRNGLFITGTGTGVGKTVITAALARYMQERGCDIGVMKPIETGSSQDEPPSSDAYRLRQASRSGQSLDSVCPYRFPDPIAPLAAAHRRGKTIDLFSIQTHYRRLQDQFEWVLVEGVGGLMVPLTKQETVRDLIQLLDLPCLVVGHATLGGVNHLLLTLEALENVHIQVLAIILIQCEASTNQDIQNLQMASTIDLARTLSKPPVLGPLRYVEAFNRDWEEGINRLQHQDAIKNLADLLMQRLT; translated from the coding sequence GTGAGAAATGGCCTCTTCATCACAGGAACAGGTACCGGAGTCGGCAAAACCGTGATAACCGCTGCACTTGCGCGATATATGCAAGAACGGGGATGCGACATTGGCGTGATGAAGCCAATTGAAACTGGAAGCAGTCAAGATGAGCCTCCATCATCCGATGCCTATCGATTGAGACAGGCTAGCCGATCTGGTCAATCACTTGATTCCGTTTGTCCGTATCGCTTTCCCGATCCAATCGCTCCTCTTGCGGCCGCTCATCGAAGAGGAAAAACCATTGACCTGTTCTCGATTCAAACTCATTATCGAAGGCTGCAGGACCAGTTTGAATGGGTTCTGGTCGAGGGCGTGGGTGGGCTCATGGTTCCGCTTACTAAACAGGAGACTGTACGGGACCTTATCCAGCTCCTGGACTTGCCCTGCCTCGTCGTCGGTCATGCCACGCTAGGAGGCGTCAATCATCTCCTGTTGACGCTTGAAGCCTTGGAAAATGTCCACATTCAAGTTTTGGCGATCATTTTGATCCAATGTGAAGCGTCAACGAATCAGGACATTCAGAACCTACAGATGGCCTCCACGATTGATCTCGCTCGAACCTTGAGCAAGCCCCCCGTGTTGGGTCCATTACGGTATGTCGAGGCATTCAATCGGGACTGGGAGGAAGGCATCAACCGACTGCAACACCAGGATGCAATCAAAAACCTGGCCGACCTGCTTATGCAAAGGCTGACATAA
- the thiE gene encoding thiamine phosphate synthase, translated as MSPSSSCRSHLSGVYLILDESLTCRYTLSDVLKQAGEAGVRLVQYRNKQGNMREMYKRASMFREQAGQLGMQFIVNDRCDLAQAVDADGVHVGQSDLPVSMVRQLMGEDCLLGVSTHRLEEVHAAIAEGADYLGFGPIYSTNTKANLEPLVGVQGLQAVRNMTTLPIFAIGGITAETVPTLIAAGADGVAVASAILGATQIQSALAGFMSAFA; from the coding sequence ATGTCTCCTTCTTCCTCATGCCGCTCCCACCTGAGTGGAGTCTATCTGATTTTAGATGAATCTTTGACATGCCGGTATACGTTGAGTGACGTGTTGAAGCAGGCTGGAGAAGCTGGAGTCCGATTGGTCCAGTATAGGAACAAGCAAGGCAATATGCGGGAGATGTATAAGCGGGCCAGCATGTTTCGGGAACAGGCGGGTCAATTAGGCATGCAGTTTATCGTAAACGATCGCTGTGATCTTGCCCAGGCGGTCGACGCGGATGGGGTGCATGTCGGGCAGTCGGATCTTCCTGTATCCATGGTGCGACAGCTGATGGGGGAAGACTGTTTGCTCGGCGTCTCGACGCATCGATTAGAGGAAGTTCACGCCGCGATTGCTGAAGGGGCTGATTATCTGGGTTTTGGCCCCATCTATTCAACGAATACGAAAGCCAACTTGGAACCGCTCGTGGGTGTTCAAGGGTTGCAAGCTGTGCGAAACATGACGACGCTTCCGATTTTTGCCATTGGGGGAATCACGGCCGAAACAGTGCCAACCCTGATTGCCGCGGGGGCCGATGGCGTGGCTGTCGCATCGGCTATTCTTGGGGCTACACAGATTCAGTCAGCCCTGGCAGGGTTTATGTCAGCCTTTGCATAA